A genome region from candidate division KSB1 bacterium includes the following:
- a CDS encoding DUF2723 domain-containing protein — MEHQKLNKIIGFAVLVISLIVYGKTVAPTTSYWDCGEFISSSYILGVPHPPGAPLHVLVGRVFTMIPDWLISDIGLRVNIISVLVSALSVMFAYLIIVRLIREFKGIPETVDQKINIYTAGVIGALGFALTDSQWFNAVEAEVYAVSIFFTTIVVWLILVWLEKAENPVSDKILVLIAYLIGLATGVHLLNILAIPTLFLIVYFKKAELNIKTFSLWAAGAIAAFAAIYPGIVKGIPWLLNKFSFLAIGLVTLGVLFAIVYAVQNQKRLVSLALMSILLVTVGYSTYTALYIRSDMHPAINENHPNTPKKFVSYLNREQYGELTFFPRRYPGLPSKQAFEATRSGSYAKHDFGKQVKHLWNYQIKKMYIRYFGWQFIGKGTTLGPDNYIVEVLSGKGLMGWPFLIGLIGMFFHFRRDWKRASSILTLFIMTGIAITIYLNQEDPQPRERDYAYVGSFFAFSIWIGMGVSAILELVQNAFRQNSPLRKVGIGLTILLLIMAVPSNLYLHNAHPHDRSGNYVAFDYSYNILQSCEANAILFTNGDNDTFPLWYLQYVEDIRRDVRVVNLSLLNTPWYIKQLRDEEPKVPIALTNTQIDQLGPALWSEPKMARIEVPRDKLIGQFEKAEDNASFLIENVPQNPAIEFELVHTKIIQGHKVLLVQDRMIIHILAANKFKKPVYFAVTVSPTNMLNLDNRRNVKDSKNYLRMDGLAFRVMPYGGPKNDFISPVKLEANLFEHFKYRNLDNPEVYFNNNILGLLQNYRSAFLRLTNYYRTQGLTQNNKEKALAVLQKMDEVMPEEVIPLRDFRLSLNFGQMYSDFGNPQGLEDRLDKISKIYNLRTIDQLYIAEFYAQILKNDAKAESLAVSLREENPETREIYLWLASHYTRSRRFDDGIQVLEKWMNDHPEDLIVKKELTELQAFASANDSLNISNSSSDSSSAKDSNDNP; from the coding sequence ATGGAACATCAGAAACTAAATAAAATAATCGGATTCGCGGTATTGGTCATTTCATTAATTGTTTATGGGAAAACCGTTGCACCGACAACCTCTTATTGGGACTGCGGCGAATTTATTAGCAGCTCATATATTCTGGGGGTTCCACATCCCCCCGGAGCGCCGCTTCATGTATTAGTGGGTCGAGTGTTCACTATGATTCCGGATTGGCTAATTTCAGACATCGGTTTGCGGGTAAATATAATTTCTGTTTTAGTGAGCGCCCTTTCTGTAATGTTTGCTTATTTGATCATCGTGCGCTTGATTAGAGAATTTAAAGGCATCCCCGAAACAGTTGATCAGAAAATCAATATTTATACCGCCGGTGTCATTGGGGCCTTAGGCTTTGCCTTGACCGACTCGCAGTGGTTTAACGCGGTTGAAGCTGAAGTTTATGCAGTTTCCATATTTTTTACAACTATTGTTGTCTGGCTGATTTTGGTCTGGTTGGAGAAAGCCGAAAACCCAGTGAGTGACAAAATTTTAGTGTTAATCGCTTATTTGATCGGCTTAGCTACCGGCGTGCATTTGCTCAATATTTTAGCAATTCCCACCTTGTTTTTGATTGTTTATTTTAAAAAAGCGGAGTTAAATATAAAAACATTCTCTCTTTGGGCGGCGGGTGCTATCGCTGCTTTTGCCGCCATTTACCCAGGCATCGTCAAAGGAATACCATGGCTGCTGAATAAGTTCTCCTTTCTGGCGATTGGATTGGTCACGCTTGGTGTCTTATTTGCCATCGTTTATGCCGTCCAAAATCAAAAGCGGTTAGTAAGTCTGGCCTTAATGAGCATCTTACTTGTCACTGTTGGCTATTCTACCTACACGGCTCTCTACATCCGTTCAGACATGCATCCGGCGATCAACGAAAACCATCCTAATACTCCTAAAAAATTTGTTAGTTACCTCAACCGTGAGCAGTACGGTGAGTTGACTTTTTTCCCCCGTCGATATCCAGGTCTTCCATCGAAACAAGCTTTTGAAGCTACTCGATCCGGTAGCTACGCCAAACATGATTTTGGCAAGCAGGTGAAGCATTTGTGGAATTACCAGATTAAGAAGATGTATATCCGTTACTTTGGCTGGCAATTCATTGGAAAGGGCACAACGCTTGGGCCTGACAATTATATCGTTGAAGTCCTTTCTGGCAAAGGTTTAATGGGTTGGCCATTTTTGATCGGTTTAATCGGCATGTTTTTTCACTTTCGCCGGGATTGGAAGCGTGCGTCCTCGATTCTGACTTTATTCATTATGACCGGTATCGCGATCACAATTTACCTCAATCAGGAGGACCCGCAGCCGCGGGAACGAGACTACGCTTATGTCGGCTCGTTTTTCGCTTTTTCAATTTGGATTGGCATGGGCGTAAGTGCGATTCTGGAATTGGTACAAAACGCATTTAGACAAAACTCTCCTTTGAGAAAAGTGGGAATTGGCCTGACTATTCTTCTTTTAATTATGGCAGTACCATCCAACTTGTATTTACATAACGCCCACCCGCATGACCGAAGCGGGAATTACGTTGCCTTTGACTATTCTTACAATATTCTACAGTCTTGCGAAGCCAATGCAATTCTTTTTACAAACGGGGATAACGATACCTTTCCTTTGTGGTATTTGCAATACGTGGAAGACATTCGCCGGGACGTTCGTGTGGTCAATTTGAGCCTGCTGAACACCCCCTGGTATATAAAACAGCTTCGTGATGAAGAGCCGAAAGTTCCGATTGCTTTAACCAATACTCAAATAGATCAGTTGGGACCGGCATTGTGGTCTGAACCAAAGATGGCGAGAATCGAGGTGCCGCGTGACAAATTAATTGGACAGTTCGAAAAGGCCGAAGACAATGCCTCTTTCTTAATTGAAAATGTTCCTCAAAACCCGGCTATCGAGTTTGAACTTGTACATACCAAAATTATCCAGGGCCACAAGGTTCTACTGGTGCAAGATCGCATGATTATTCATATTCTCGCTGCCAATAAATTTAAGAAGCCGGTTTATTTTGCAGTGACAGTTTCGCCGACAAATATGCTCAACCTGGATAATCGTCGAAATGTCAAAGATTCGAAGAACTATTTGCGTATGGACGGACTGGCTTTTCGGGTTATGCCTTATGGAGGCCCCAAGAATGATTTTATCTCGCCGGTAAAACTCGAGGCCAATTTATTCGAGCATTTCAAATATCGCAACTTAGACAATCCGGAAGTTTATTTTAATAATAATATCCTTGGCCTCTTGCAAAATTATCGCTCTGCGTTTTTGAGACTCACCAATTATTACCGGACTCAAGGTCTGACTCAAAATAACAAAGAAAAGGCTTTAGCCGTTTTACAAAAAATGGATGAAGTTATGCCTGAAGAAGTCATTCCACTAAGGGACTTCCGTCTCTCGTTAAATTTTGGCCAGATGTATTCGGATTTCGGCAACCCCCAGGGTTTGGAAGATCGTCTTGACAAGATTTCGAAAATTTATAACCTGCGGACGATTGACCAACTTTACATAGCGGAATTTTATGCCCAGATTTTGAAAAACGATGCCAAGGCGGAATCACTTGCGGTTTCATTGAGGGAAGAAAACCCGGAGACCAGAGAGATCTATCTCTGGCTGGCCAGCCATTATACAAGATCCAGGCGTTTTGATGACGGAATTCAGGTCTTGGAAAAATGGATGAATGATCACCCGGAAGATCTTATTGTGAAAAAGGAACTAACAGAATTGCAGGCTTTTGCCAGCGCAAATGACAGTTTGAATATTTCGAATAGCAGCAGCGATTCCAGTTCTGCAAAAGATTCAAATGATAACCCTTAA
- a CDS encoding glycosyltransferase family 2 protein, which yields MTGKPLVSIIIPHFKGREILRNCLEAVEKTKYQNKEVIIVNNASTDGSVDDIHHSFPWALLVNNEKNLGYAGGCNSGLVSASGEYILFLNNDTVFEPDWLSVLVEVCEEDEKIAACQPKIRSLVNREMFDYAGAAGGLIDIFGYPFAKGRLFFTLEKDEQQYDDTGDIFWASGTATLIRKSVLDEVGSFDEDFFAHMEEIDLNWRMHLAGYRVVAVPEAIVYHNAGSTLKPDSPKKIYLNHRNSLVMILKNYGLKNLLWIIPVRVSLEFLSIVYALLKLDFVRLKGGFLALIYVLFNFFRIVGKRKQVQRLRKVPDSEIFKKMYRGSIVFEYFVRGIRRARDLKLK from the coding sequence ATGACGGGGAAGCCGCTGGTTTCTATAATCATACCTCATTTTAAGGGGAGGGAAATTCTTCGTAACTGTTTAGAAGCGGTAGAAAAAACGAAGTACCAAAATAAAGAAGTAATTATTGTAAATAACGCTTCGACCGACGGCAGCGTGGATGATATTCATCACTCTTTTCCCTGGGCGCTACTGGTCAATAATGAAAAAAATCTGGGGTATGCGGGCGGATGCAATTCGGGGCTGGTAAGTGCTTCCGGCGAATATATTCTTTTTCTGAACAACGACACCGTTTTTGAACCCGACTGGCTTTCTGTTCTCGTTGAGGTTTGTGAGGAAGATGAAAAGATTGCTGCCTGCCAGCCGAAAATTCGCTCTTTGGTTAACCGGGAAATGTTTGACTATGCAGGCGCTGCCGGCGGCCTGATCGATATTTTTGGCTACCCGTTTGCAAAGGGAAGACTCTTTTTTACCTTAGAAAAGGATGAACAGCAGTATGATGACACTGGCGATATTTTCTGGGCGTCGGGAACCGCGACTTTGATTCGGAAATCCGTGCTTGATGAGGTGGGTTCTTTTGATGAAGATTTTTTCGCCCACATGGAGGAAATTGATCTGAATTGGCGCATGCATCTTGCCGGTTACCGGGTTGTGGCTGTGCCAGAGGCTATTGTTTATCACAACGCAGGTTCGACGCTGAAGCCGGATTCCCCTAAAAAAATTTACTTGAATCATCGCAATAGCCTGGTCATGATTTTGAAGAATTATGGGCTGAAGAATTTGCTTTGGATTATTCCGGTTCGCGTTAGTCTTGAATTTTTGTCGATAGTTTATGCTCTTCTAAAGTTAGACTTTGTCCGGCTGAAGGGCGGCTTTCTCGCTCTGATTTATGTTCTCTTCAATTTTTTTAGAATTGTTGGAAAGCGCAAGCAAGTTCAGCGTCTTCGAAAAGTTCCGGATTCCGAAATCTTCAAGAAGATGTACCGGGGCAGCATAGTTTTTGAATATTTCGTTCGGGGTATTCGCAGAGCCAGGGATTTGAAACTTAAATAG
- a CDS encoding class I SAM-dependent methyltransferase, protein MSLEFEKINCPLCGCEKNELFLKTQDRFKLNGELKFEIAACSECKFTFLNPRPKPESISAFYESEDYQPFLSIQSGLNFWDRIYLTVRSFTLTNKRRKISKLKRGGRLLDIGCGTGEFLHEMQDHGWQVEGLEMDEKAAEFARTENNLSVQTLELQDCDFPDQSFDVITLWHVLEHLYDPKESLKKMRNFLKDGGFILIAVPNISSFDARFYKTNWVALDAPRHLFHFTPETMSVFCKRAGLGIQKFYQLPLDAFFNCLMSERIILKNRILGTLLFPLHFLRGFLIAKISIFQSLRLSRQKNRLGSSILYFVQKQEKSHDFI, encoded by the coding sequence TTGAGTTTAGAATTTGAAAAGATAAATTGTCCGCTTTGTGGTTGTGAGAAAAACGAATTATTTCTCAAGACTCAGGATCGCTTTAAATTAAATGGTGAATTAAAATTCGAAATTGCAGCCTGTTCTGAGTGTAAGTTTACATTCTTAAATCCGAGACCCAAACCCGAATCGATTTCAGCGTTTTATGAAAGTGAGGATTACCAACCTTTTTTATCGATTCAATCAGGTTTAAATTTCTGGGATAGAATTTACCTCACAGTTAGAAGTTTCACTTTAACGAATAAACGCCGTAAAATTTCCAAGTTAAAACGCGGCGGCCGACTTTTGGACATCGGGTGTGGCACCGGAGAATTTTTGCATGAAATGCAAGACCACGGCTGGCAGGTTGAAGGATTGGAGATGGACGAAAAAGCTGCTGAGTTTGCGAGAACCGAAAATAACCTGAGTGTCCAAACGCTGGAACTGCAGGATTGTGATTTTCCCGATCAGAGTTTTGATGTGATTACATTGTGGCACGTTTTGGAGCATCTTTACGATCCGAAAGAAAGTTTGAAAAAAATGCGAAACTTTTTAAAAGATGGTGGATTTATTCTAATAGCGGTTCCAAATATTTCAAGTTTTGATGCTCGATTTTACAAAACCAATTGGGTCGCTCTGGATGCGCCGAGACACCTTTTTCACTTCACTCCTGAAACGATGAGTGTTTTTTGCAAAAGGGCTGGCTTAGGTATTCAAAAATTTTACCAGTTGCCTTTGGATGCATTTTTTAATTGTTTAATGAGTGAACGAATTATTTTAAAAAACAGAATTTTGGGAACGCTGCTTTTCCCTTTGCATTTTCTCCGTGGGTTTTTGATTGCGAAAATTTCAATTTTTCAATCATTACGTCTGAGCAGACAAAAAAATCGCCTGGGGTCTTCAATTCTATATTTTGTGCAAAAACAGGAAAAATCTCATGACTTTATTTAA
- a CDS encoding DUF4837 family protein: MTLFKYVKCYLAPLLAVLLFACFGKPPASGEHNQLFVVSDPDNWEVLESSIKDVFEKVIKTPQPEKLFEVHWIPPEKFSQFATRKNIVIIGILNSEGEINEKVSGMLSAEVKARVEDGSAFVFPKENPWAEKQLLVVLASTGFSELQEKLQDNKDYLYQLFKKKVLDETSAQMFSQLEQTELSDKLLQDYGWSVRIQHDYIINIERVQDRFVMLRRSLPGRERWLFVHWIENGDPTLINEEWAMNIRDKLTKKFYENDLIERQHTVSEEVDFLDRPALMLEGLWGNDEKIAGGPFRNYTFYDEQSGRIYIIDVSVWFPRGPKEPFLRQLDIMAHTFKTADEVRSQAENEVS; this comes from the coding sequence ATGACTTTATTTAAGTACGTAAAATGCTATTTGGCACCACTGCTCGCTGTTTTACTCTTTGCATGTTTTGGGAAACCTCCGGCCTCCGGGGAACACAATCAACTTTTTGTAGTGTCCGATCCGGATAATTGGGAGGTTCTGGAGTCATCTATAAAGGATGTTTTTGAAAAAGTGATCAAAACGCCTCAACCCGAAAAATTATTTGAAGTACACTGGATTCCCCCCGAAAAATTTAGCCAATTTGCTACAAGAAAAAATATCGTCATAATTGGCATCTTGAATTCAGAAGGGGAAATTAATGAGAAAGTCTCGGGCATGCTGTCCGCTGAAGTTAAAGCTAGGGTGGAGGATGGGTCCGCGTTTGTGTTTCCAAAAGAAAATCCCTGGGCAGAAAAACAACTATTGGTTGTTCTGGCGAGCACTGGTTTTTCTGAGCTGCAGGAAAAGCTGCAAGACAATAAAGATTATTTGTATCAGCTTTTCAAGAAAAAAGTTCTTGATGAAACCAGCGCTCAAATGTTTAGTCAGTTGGAGCAAACGGAGCTGTCGGATAAGTTGCTGCAGGATTATGGCTGGTCGGTCCGAATTCAACACGATTACATTATAAACATTGAACGAGTTCAAGACCGCTTTGTGATGTTACGCAGGAGTCTTCCGGGCCGCGAACGTTGGTTGTTCGTGCATTGGATTGAGAACGGCGATCCTACTCTCATAAATGAAGAATGGGCTATGAATATCCGGGATAAGCTAACAAAGAAATTTTATGAGAATGATCTTATAGAGCGACAGCATACGGTATCTGAAGAGGTGGATTTTTTAGATAGACCCGCACTTATGCTGGAAGGACTCTGGGGTAACGACGAAAAAATCGCCGGCGGTCCATTTCGGAATTACACTTTCTACGATGAACAATCCGGTAGAATTTACATTATTGACGTTTCGGTTTGGTTTCCTAGAGGCCCAAAAGAACCATTTCTCCGCCAATTGGATATTATGGCACACACTTTTAAAACGGCAGATGAAGTGAGAAGCCAAGCAGAGAATGAGGTAAGTTAA
- the purE gene encoding 5-(carboxyamino)imidazole ribonucleotide mutase, whose amino-acid sequence MNSNKQPLVAILMGSISDDSAAEECKKYFDYFNIPFEKHVLSAHRNPKETSEFAEKAEENGFKIIIGIAGMAAHLPGVIAAHTKLPVIGVPMPGSHLNGVDALYSVVQMPKGVPVATVAIGTAGAGNAAILCAQILALSDPALKEKLAEFKNQGCEL is encoded by the coding sequence ATGAACTCAAACAAACAACCGCTTGTGGCAATTTTAATGGGGAGCATATCGGATGACAGTGCTGCCGAAGAGTGCAAAAAATATTTTGACTATTTCAATATTCCTTTCGAAAAACACGTGCTTTCAGCACACCGAAACCCAAAAGAAACTTCCGAGTTTGCTGAAAAAGCTGAGGAAAATGGATTTAAAATTATCATTGGCATAGCTGGAATGGCTGCCCATTTACCAGGTGTGATTGCAGCACACACAAAGTTGCCGGTCATTGGGGTGCCAATGCCGGGTTCCCATCTAAACGGCGTTGATGCGCTGTACTCAGTTGTGCAAATGCCAAAGGGAGTTCCGGTTGCGACAGTGGCAATTGGCACGGCCGGGGCCGGCAATGCAGCGATTTTGTGTGCCCAAATTCTGGCGCTCAGCGACCCGGCTCTTAAGGAAAAATTAGCTGAATTTAAGAACCAGGGGTGCGAACTTTAA
- a CDS encoding carboxypeptidase-like regulatory domain-containing protein, with product MKAINFLLLSLIISIAFSCVTPQPKSRANLVAKGRNSNLNGFGEITGRVIDSESKYLLPGANVILLDTKLGAATDRTGTYKISNVPPDTYTMKASFIGFISIKHQVQVEENRTIALDFNLAVDPNIDIIIDTII from the coding sequence ATGAAAGCAATAAACTTTTTACTCCTCAGTTTAATAATCTCAATAGCATTTTCATGTGTAACGCCACAGCCCAAAAGCAGGGCTAATTTAGTCGCCAAAGGAAGAAATTCTAACCTAAACGGCTTTGGCGAAATCACAGGGCGTGTCATCGACTCGGAATCGAAGTACCTTTTACCGGGAGCGAATGTTATCCTTTTGGACACAAAGTTAGGGGCGGCAACTGATAGGACCGGTACATACAAAATTTCGAATGTACCGCCCGACACGTACACCATGAAAGCTTCTTTCATTGGTTTTATAAGTATTAAACATCAAGTGCAGGTTGAAGAAAACCGGACGATTGCCTTAGATTTTAATTTGGCGGTGGATCCTAATATAGATATCATTATAGATACCATTATCTAA
- a CDS encoding carbohydrate kinase family protein encodes MKIGVVGTFNRDMILPWQGEKAESIGGIYFSVLYLANLLNPTDEIYPVANLGGDFYDEVVNGLSDYKNLRLDGLKRLEEKNTQVTLTYTSQHERDEFISKPMPPLGFAELAILQEVDAVIFNLITGMDVDLNGLRKFRQSTNVLIYLDFHSRALGINGNGRRFYQRPGDWREWIELVDVLQLNEMEARTLAGYTPEQPKEILVEFGKKMLQLNPSICHITLADKGSYLFYFEGGHVKHKRFKALSLSNAVDAIGCGDGFASAYLAKYFSTRDEIRATAFANKVAALNCTFVGSSRINEIKTLIREAN; translated from the coding sequence ATGAAAATTGGCGTTGTTGGAACATTTAATCGCGACATGATTTTACCCTGGCAGGGCGAAAAGGCCGAAAGCATTGGCGGAATTTATTTTTCAGTTTTATATTTGGCCAATCTGTTAAACCCCACGGATGAGATCTATCCGGTTGCAAATTTGGGGGGAGACTTTTATGATGAGGTCGTAAACGGTCTTTCGGATTATAAAAATCTTCGATTAGATGGTCTTAAACGGCTCGAAGAAAAAAATACCCAAGTCACCTTGACTTACACCAGTCAACATGAGCGGGATGAATTTATTTCAAAACCAATGCCGCCTTTGGGATTTGCAGAATTGGCGATATTACAAGAGGTTGATGCGGTCATCTTTAATTTGATAACCGGAATGGATGTCGATTTAAATGGGTTGCGAAAATTCCGCCAGTCAACAAATGTCCTGATTTACCTTGATTTTCATTCCCGCGCTTTGGGTATAAACGGGAATGGGCGAAGATTCTACCAGCGTCCTGGTGACTGGCGGGAGTGGATTGAATTAGTGGACGTTTTGCAGCTAAACGAGATGGAGGCTCGGACTTTGGCCGGGTATACCCCTGAGCAGCCAAAGGAAATTCTCGTTGAATTTGGTAAAAAGATGTTGCAATTGAATCCATCCATTTGTCATATTACACTCGCAGATAAAGGTTCTTATTTGTTTTATTTTGAAGGGGGACATGTTAAACACAAAAGGTTTAAAGCACTTTCGCTGTCAAATGCTGTCGATGCTATTGGCTGTGGCGATGGCTTTGCTTCGGCCTATTTAGCAAAATATTTTTCTACCCGGGATGAAATAAGAGCAACAGCTTTTGCCAATAAAGTAGCTGCGTTGAATTGCACATTTGTTGGCAGTTCGCGGATTAATGAGATTAAAACTCTAATTAGAGAAGCGAATTAA
- the rfbD gene encoding dTDP-4-dehydrorhamnose reductase, whose product MENLKLLKQKVLVTGANGLLGQKIVEAFVEDFEVCGIGRRTKPMLGLKSFNYVICNITKREQILELARTFEPNFIINSAAYTNVDACEDEKEECWKINVVGVENLANIAKRFGIHVVHISTDYVFDGVDGNYDEESRPKPLGYYGRSKLASENALIRSGIECAIVRTMLLYGSGINLGQNFVTWVVEKLKNGESINIVDDQFGHPTLADDLATAIRKIVELKQTGIYNIAGSECMNRFEFALKVAEAFNLDTTLIHPIKTKDLNQKAPRPLNSSFNLNKTLKELGFQLSDVGTGLQILRQQIDNSKVFAS is encoded by the coding sequence ATGGAAAACCTAAAACTACTTAAACAAAAAGTTCTTGTCACAGGTGCAAACGGATTGCTGGGACAAAAGATCGTTGAAGCCTTTGTAGAGGATTTCGAAGTTTGTGGAATCGGAAGACGGACAAAGCCAATGTTAGGATTGAAAAGTTTTAACTACGTAATTTGCAATATCACAAAGCGAGAGCAAATTCTTGAATTGGCGCGAACTTTTGAGCCAAACTTTATTATCAATTCCGCCGCTTATACAAATGTAGATGCCTGTGAAGACGAAAAAGAGGAGTGCTGGAAAATAAATGTTGTTGGTGTTGAAAATCTGGCAAATATTGCAAAAAGATTCGGCATTCATGTTGTTCATATTTCAACAGATTATGTGTTTGACGGAGTTGATGGAAACTATGATGAGGAATCCAGGCCAAAACCGCTTGGCTACTACGGTCGCTCAAAACTGGCGAGCGAGAATGCATTGATCCGCAGCGGTATTGAGTGTGCAATCGTGCGAACGATGCTTCTTTATGGAAGCGGAATCAATTTGGGACAAAATTTTGTGACCTGGGTAGTTGAAAAACTCAAAAATGGAGAAAGCATTAATATTGTCGATGATCAATTCGGCCATCCAACTCTTGCGGATGACCTGGCAACGGCAATTCGGAAAATCGTCGAATTGAAACAAACGGGAATCTACAATATCGCCGGCTCCGAATGCATGAATCGTTTTGAATTTGCTCTGAAGGTCGCAGAAGCCTTCAATTTGGATACAACTCTTATTCATCCCATCAAAACTAAAGATTTAAATCAAAAGGCACCCCGCCCGTTAAATTCAAGCTTTAATTTAAATAAAACTCTCAAGGAACTTGGTTTTCAATTGAGCGATGTAGGTACGGGCTTGCAAATTCTCCGACAGCAAATAGACAATTCCAAAGTGTTTGCTTCCTAA
- a CDS encoding polyprenol monophosphomannose synthase: MKKTLIIIPTYNEADNIKNIISKVVNLNVPDLAILVVDDDSPDGTGEIVAKICEKDSRVRMIKREGKFGLGTAYVAGFKYAIKEGFDYIFEIDADFSHNPGDIPKFLEMAESYDLIIGSRYIAGVNVVNWPLSRLLLSLGANLYTRLITGLPVQDCTAGYRCYRRAVLECIDLDEIHSDGYSFQIEMTFKTWKKNFRIFELPIVFTDRVKGNSKMTRKIMREAAWIVWKLRFLGLIGKIN; this comes from the coding sequence ATGAAAAAAACGTTAATCATTATTCCAACTTATAATGAAGCAGATAATATTAAAAATATTATTTCTAAAGTTGTTAACTTAAACGTTCCGGATCTGGCAATTCTGGTTGTCGATGACGATTCACCTGATGGCACCGGAGAAATTGTAGCAAAAATATGCGAAAAAGATTCACGGGTTCGTATGATTAAAAGAGAGGGCAAATTTGGCCTCGGTACAGCTTATGTAGCGGGCTTTAAATATGCAATAAAAGAAGGCTTTGATTATATCTTTGAAATTGATGCCGACTTTTCTCACAATCCAGGAGATATTCCCAAATTTTTGGAGATGGCAGAGTCGTATGATTTAATAATCGGCTCACGTTATATTGCAGGTGTGAATGTGGTAAATTGGCCGCTTTCACGCCTTTTACTGAGCCTGGGAGCAAATTTGTATACCCGCTTGATTACCGGTTTACCAGTGCAGGACTGCACGGCGGGGTACCGTTGTTACAGAAGAGCAGTCCTGGAATGCATCGATTTAGACGAAATTCACAGCGATGGTTATTCTTTTCAAATTGAGATGACTTTCAAGACCTGGAAAAAAAACTTTCGTATTTTTGAGTTACCGATCGTGTTTACGGACCGGGTAAAAGGAAACTCAAAGATGACCCGAAAAATTATGCGTGAAGCTGCCTGGATAGTTTGGAAGCTCCGGTTTTTGGGTTTGATTGGAAAAATTAATTAA